The following proteins are encoded in a genomic region of Sorangiineae bacterium MSr12523:
- a CDS encoding cbb3-type cytochrome c oxidase subunit I — MGAATTTVPRAQPHHPDPNENYLKAERGIMSWLVTLDHKRIGIMYLISVILAFAVGGFFALAVRFELFSRGHTIMDADQYNRAFTLHGVVMVFLFIIPSIPAALGNFVLPIQLGAKDVAFPRLNLMSYYIYVFGACFALYSMVTGAVDTGWTFYTPYSMRTTSSVIPMVLGAFIMGFSSILTGVNFLVTVHKLRAPGQTWTKLPLFIWGLYSTSIIQVLATPVLAITLLLLCLERFLGLGIFDPKLGGDPVLFQHFFWFYSHPAVYIMIVPGMAVVNEIIATFTRRAIVGYMFVAMSSLALALLGFLVWGHHLFVSGMSEYATMVFSGLTFLVAIPSGVKVFNWVATLYKGSIRLESPMLYALSFIFLFTIGGLTGLFLGMLAIDVHLHDTYFVVAHFHYVMVGGTVMGFVGGLHYWWPKMTGKLYNEGMAKVAWFLVFIGFNVTFIAQFIMGSRGMPRRYYDYLPEFEIFHKTSTIGSWILGAGFLTMLAMFIISLKSGAKSTRNPWGSAALEWQTPTPPPLANFIKVPTITRGPYDYHLATEEELSEQ, encoded by the coding sequence ATGGGAGCCGCTACAACCACCGTCCCTAGAGCCCAACCGCACCACCCCGATCCGAACGAGAATTATCTCAAGGCGGAGCGGGGCATCATGTCCTGGCTCGTGACGCTCGATCACAAGCGCATCGGGATCATGTACTTGATCTCGGTCATCTTGGCCTTCGCGGTCGGAGGGTTCTTCGCCCTCGCCGTGCGCTTCGAGCTGTTCTCGCGCGGCCACACCATCATGGACGCGGACCAATACAACCGCGCCTTCACGTTACACGGCGTGGTGATGGTGTTCCTCTTCATCATCCCGTCGATTCCGGCAGCACTGGGTAACTTCGTCCTCCCGATACAGCTCGGGGCCAAGGACGTCGCGTTCCCGCGCCTGAATCTGATGTCGTATTACATCTACGTCTTCGGCGCCTGCTTCGCGCTCTACAGCATGGTGACCGGCGCCGTCGACACCGGCTGGACGTTCTACACGCCGTACAGCATGCGGACGACGTCATCGGTCATCCCGATGGTGCTCGGCGCCTTCATCATGGGCTTCTCGTCGATCCTCACCGGCGTGAACTTCCTGGTGACGGTGCACAAGCTGCGCGCGCCCGGGCAGACGTGGACGAAGCTGCCGCTGTTCATCTGGGGCCTCTACTCGACGAGCATCATCCAGGTTCTCGCGACGCCGGTTCTCGCGATCACGCTGCTGCTCCTCTGCCTCGAGCGCTTCCTCGGCCTCGGCATCTTCGATCCGAAGCTCGGCGGCGACCCAGTTCTGTTCCAGCACTTCTTCTGGTTCTACTCGCACCCCGCGGTCTACATCATGATCGTGCCGGGCATGGCGGTGGTGAACGAGATCATCGCGACGTTCACCCGCCGCGCGATCGTCGGTTACATGTTCGTCGCCATGAGCTCGCTGGCGCTCGCGCTCCTCGGCTTCCTCGTGTGGGGCCACCACCTCTTCGTCAGCGGCATGAGCGAGTACGCCACCATGGTGTTCTCGGGCCTCACCTTCCTCGTGGCCATCCCGTCCGGCGTGAAGGTCTTCAACTGGGTGGCGACGCTCTACAAGGGCTCCATTCGGCTCGAGTCGCCGATGCTGTACGCCCTGTCGTTCATCTTCCTCTTCACCATCGGTGGTCTGACCGGGCTCTTCCTCGGCATGCTCGCCATCGACGTGCACCTCCACGACACGTACTTCGTCGTCGCGCACTTCCACTACGTCATGGTGGGCGGCACGGTGATGGGCTTCGTCGGCGGCCTGCACTACTGGTGGCCCAAGATGACGGGCAAGCTCTACAACGAGGGCATGGCCAAGGTGGCCTGGTTCCTCGTGTTCATCGGCTTCAACGTCACCTTCATCGCGCAGTTCATCATGGGCTCGCGCGGGATGCCGCGTCGCTACTACGACTACCTCCCCGAGTTCGAGATCTTCCACAAGACCTCGACCATCGGTTCGTGGATCCTGGGCGCCGGCTTCCTCACCATGCTGGCGATGTTCATCATCTCGCTGAAGAGCGGTGCGAAGTCCACGCGTAACCCGTGGGGCTCGGCCGCCCTCGAGTGGCAGACGCCCACGCCGCCTCCCCTCGCGAACTTCATCAAGGTGCCGACGATTACGCGCGGCCCGTACGACTACCATCTGGCCACCGAAGAGGAGCTGTCCGAGCAATGA
- the coxB gene encoding cytochrome c oxidase subunit II has protein sequence MVSPDNFQLPEQLSTGAAEVDDLYMFVYWFSLIFTAIIVAVMIYCIVKFRRRPGVKAEPVGHNLVLELVWTFAPVVFIAILFHLGFKVYVHNAVAQEGAMEIRVRGRQWLWEFQYPNGSTATNELKLPVGKPVKFIISSDDVLHSFYVPGARLKRDAVPGMYTNITFTPNKLGPMQVFCAEYCGTSHSGMLSMIEVMTPEAFQKFLDEGDKPPAGTSPEEYGATLYKKNACNTCHSVDGAKMPGPTWKGLWGKQEQMADGSTVTVDENYIKESILKPQAKITAGFTTTQMPPFTLKDPQIDAIIAYMKTLK, from the coding sequence GTGGTAAGTCCCGACAATTTCCAACTACCCGAGCAGCTCTCGACCGGCGCCGCCGAGGTCGATGACCTCTACATGTTCGTCTACTGGTTCAGTCTGATCTTCACCGCGATCATCGTGGCGGTGATGATTTACTGCATCGTGAAGTTCCGCCGTCGTCCGGGGGTGAAGGCGGAACCCGTCGGACACAACTTGGTCCTCGAGCTGGTTTGGACCTTCGCGCCGGTCGTCTTCATTGCCATCCTCTTCCACCTTGGCTTCAAGGTGTACGTGCACAACGCGGTCGCGCAGGAAGGCGCGATGGAGATTCGCGTGCGCGGACGGCAGTGGCTCTGGGAGTTCCAGTACCCGAACGGCTCGACGGCGACGAACGAACTGAAGCTGCCCGTGGGCAAGCCGGTGAAGTTCATCATCTCGTCGGACGACGTGCTCCACAGCTTCTACGTGCCGGGCGCCCGTTTGAAGCGCGACGCCGTGCCAGGCATGTACACGAACATCACCTTTACGCCGAACAAGCTCGGACCGATGCAGGTCTTCTGTGCGGAGTACTGCGGCACGAGCCACTCGGGCATGCTCTCGATGATCGAGGTCATGACCCCCGAGGCGTTCCAGAAGTTCCTCGACGAGGGTGACAAGCCGCCGGCTGGCACCTCGCCGGAAGAGTACGGCGCGACGCTCTACAAGAAGAACGCGTGCAACACCTGCCACTCCGTCGACGGCGCGAAGATGCCCGGTCCGACCTGGAAGGGTCTCTGGGGCAAGCAAGAGCAGATGGCCGACGGGTCGACCGTCACCGTCGACGAAAATTACATCAAAGAGTCCATCCTGAAGCCGCAGGCGAAGATTACGGCCGGGTTCACCACCACCCAGATGCCGCCCTTCACGCTGAAGGATCCACAGATTGATGCCATCATCGCCTACATGAAGACGCTGAAGTAG
- a CDS encoding NAD(P)/FAD-dependent oxidoreductase, with amino-acid sequence MSLPHVIIVGGGFGGLTAAQSFKRSPVRVTLIDRRNHYLFQPLLYQVAMAGLSPADIASPIRSVLAKQKNVTVLLDQVADVDLGRKAITTETGARLDYDFLILAAGAKSDYFGHAEWEQFAPGLKTLTDATEIRRRVLLAFELAEREADEARRRWLLTFVVIGGGPTGVELAGALRELSQYVLARDFRRIDPTEARVILMEGGPRVLASFPEDLSQAAVRQLGELGVEIRTGTRVTDIDAHGVAFQASQDSPAERLEAANVVWAAGVRATRLTGKLGLPIDRAGRVSVREDCSLPGHPEAFAIGDMAAFTGEDGKLLPGVSPVAMQQARYTAKLVTRAVREGKPLAELSHEKFRYFDKGTMATIGRSRAVAESGRLRLSGFIAWLAWLFVHVWYLIGHRNRVAVLLTWAWSYVTYERGARLITGRVDAIHPDTEQPAPALPAPTPSRALPTDGARQEERTSEPLRSPQPSH; translated from the coding sequence GTGTCCCTACCTCACGTAATCATCGTTGGTGGCGGGTTCGGCGGTCTTACCGCGGCGCAGTCGTTCAAGCGATCCCCGGTTCGGGTGACGTTGATAGACCGGCGGAACCATTATCTTTTTCAGCCGTTGCTCTACCAGGTGGCGATGGCAGGGCTCTCGCCGGCGGATATCGCTTCGCCGATACGCTCCGTGCTGGCCAAGCAGAAGAACGTCACGGTGCTGCTCGATCAGGTGGCCGATGTCGACCTCGGGCGAAAAGCCATCACGACCGAAACTGGTGCACGGCTCGATTACGACTTTTTGATTCTCGCGGCCGGTGCCAAATCGGATTACTTCGGCCACGCCGAATGGGAGCAGTTTGCTCCTGGGCTGAAGACGCTCACCGACGCCACCGAAATCCGGCGCCGCGTCTTGCTTGCGTTCGAGCTCGCCGAGCGCGAGGCCGATGAGGCACGCCGTCGGTGGCTGCTGACCTTCGTCGTCATCGGTGGAGGCCCCACCGGGGTCGAGCTCGCGGGCGCGCTGCGCGAGCTTTCGCAATACGTGCTCGCACGCGATTTTCGGCGCATCGATCCGACGGAGGCGCGTGTGATCCTCATGGAAGGCGGCCCCCGCGTGCTCGCCTCGTTCCCCGAGGACCTCTCGCAGGCGGCCGTGCGCCAGCTCGGGGAGCTCGGCGTGGAAATCCGTACTGGAACGCGGGTCACGGACATCGATGCCCATGGCGTCGCCTTTCAGGCGAGCCAGGATAGCCCTGCAGAGCGCCTCGAAGCCGCCAACGTCGTCTGGGCGGCGGGCGTGCGCGCCACGCGGCTCACGGGCAAGCTCGGGCTGCCCATCGACCGCGCGGGAAGGGTCTCCGTGCGCGAGGACTGCAGCCTCCCCGGGCACCCGGAGGCGTTCGCCATCGGCGACATGGCCGCGTTCACCGGAGAAGACGGCAAGCTGCTCCCGGGCGTGAGCCCCGTGGCCATGCAGCAGGCGCGCTACACGGCGAAGCTCGTCACGCGCGCCGTGCGCGAGGGGAAGCCGCTCGCGGAGCTTTCTCACGAGAAATTCCGCTACTTCGACAAGGGCACCATGGCCACCATCGGGCGTTCGCGCGCGGTGGCGGAGTCGGGCCGCCTGAGGCTCTCCGGCTTCATCGCCTGGCTCGCGTGGCTCTTCGTGCACGTGTGGTACCTCATCGGACACCGCAATCGCGTGGCCGTTCTGCTCACCTGGGCGTGGTCGTACGTCACCTACGAGCGCGGGGCCCGACTCATCACCGGAAGGGTCGACGCCATTCATCCCGACACCGAGCAGCCGGCGCCCGCTCTACCTGCTCCGACACCGTCGAGGGCGCTGCCCACCGATGGAGCTCGCCAGGAAGAGCGCACCTCCGAGCCTTTGCGGAGTCCGCAGCCCTCCCATTAG
- a CDS encoding cytochrome C oxidase subunit IV family protein: MSDSHSADHGHGHHDDGAVHTHIASTQFYVGIFMALVAMTVLTVAVSYVHLGPANLAVAIIIASIKASLVVLFFMHLKYDNRFNGLIFVCSLAFIGVFFAYTINDTGHRGQVDLEQGTETLPSDGKQAPGGMPEAPAAPKHESEHAPQVGGPLPEGEHQ; the protein is encoded by the coding sequence ATGAGCGATTCTCACAGCGCAGACCACGGTCACGGTCATCACGACGACGGAGCAGTGCACACGCACATCGCGAGCACGCAGTTCTATGTTGGCATCTTCATGGCGCTGGTCGCCATGACGGTGCTGACGGTGGCGGTCTCCTACGTCCACCTGGGACCGGCGAACCTTGCGGTGGCCATCATCATTGCGTCGATCAAGGCGTCACTGGTGGTGCTGTTCTTCATGCACTTGAAGTACGACAACCGCTTCAACGGGCTCATCTTCGTGTGCTCGCTCGCCTTCATCGGCGTGTTCTTCGCGTACACGATCAACGATACGGGTCACCGCGGCCAGGTCGACCTGGAGCAGGGTACGGAGACGTTGCCCTCCGACGGAAAGCAAGCCCCCGGCGGCATGCCCGAGGCTCCCGCGGCGCCGAAGCACGAATCGGAGCACGCGCCGCAAGTCGGCGGGCCCCTTCCCGAGGGCGAGCATCAGTAA
- a CDS encoding cytochrome c: MTLAAVTCLTALAGLTGCRGETSRETPIVPIRNMYFQPRYNMQNESEFFEDKRTMRAPIEGTVAKEEEVDSRVAKGRTEDDSSYVAVIPNEMIARHGGMEGLVKRGQDRFNIYCTPCHDKTGAGDGMIIKHGMLKPPSFHQDRLRHAPDGQIFATISNGVRNMPAYAPQIPVDDRWAIVSYVRALQLSQAPIASETKP, from the coding sequence ATGACGTTGGCAGCGGTGACGTGCCTCACCGCGCTGGCAGGTCTGACGGGATGCCGTGGCGAGACGTCGCGCGAGACGCCGATCGTCCCCATCCGGAACATGTACTTCCAGCCTCGTTACAACATGCAGAACGAGAGCGAGTTCTTCGAGGACAAGCGCACGATGCGCGCGCCCATCGAAGGCACCGTCGCCAAGGAAGAGGAAGTCGATTCCCGCGTGGCCAAAGGCCGCACGGAAGATGACTCCTCGTACGTCGCGGTCATCCCGAACGAGATGATTGCGCGCCACGGCGGCATGGAGGGCCTGGTGAAGCGCGGCCAGGACCGCTTCAACATCTACTGCACGCCCTGCCACGACAAGACCGGCGCGGGCGACGGCATGATCATCAAGCACGGCATGCTCAAGCCGCCGAGCTTCCACCAAGATCGCCTCCGCCACGCGCCGGACGGCCAGATTTTCGCCACCATCTCCAACGGCGTGCGCAACATGCCGGCGTACGCTCCGCAGATCCCCGTCGACGATCGCTGGGCCATCGTCTCGTACGTGCGCGCACTCCAGCTTAGCCAGGCACCCATCGCCTCGGAGACGAAGCCGTGA
- a CDS encoding SCO family protein: MKLRPLLLAASLAFSALLGPVGGVAHAERDNTPKELKHVGVDEHLDGQIPLDATFRDETGSMVQLNKYFKGERPALFILAYHSCPVLCGMVQNAAATAMKEIPWTVGKEYDLVVISIDPRDTPETASQKKASILAAYGRPGAESGAHYLVGDKTQIDRVASAIGFQYEYDERQGQYGHPAVVMLVKPNGQMARYLYGLEYDPRDLRIGLLEAANGHSISTIEQVILYCYHYDPQDGKYTLMATRVMQLSGFATVLALGSFLGIMWTRERRRKRAEVDARKADSLHHRTPVTEN, from the coding sequence ATGAAGCTACGACCCCTCCTCCTTGCTGCCTCGCTCGCCTTTTCGGCCCTTCTCGGGCCGGTGGGTGGCGTCGCGCACGCCGAGCGTGACAACACGCCGAAGGAGCTCAAGCACGTGGGCGTCGACGAGCACCTCGACGGACAGATCCCCCTCGACGCGACCTTCCGCGACGAGACGGGGTCGATGGTGCAGTTGAACAAGTACTTCAAAGGAGAGCGGCCGGCGCTGTTCATCCTCGCCTACCACTCCTGCCCCGTGCTTTGCGGCATGGTGCAGAACGCGGCGGCGACGGCGATGAAGGAAATTCCCTGGACCGTCGGCAAAGAGTACGACCTCGTGGTCATCAGCATCGACCCGCGCGATACGCCGGAAACGGCGTCGCAGAAGAAGGCGTCGATCCTGGCGGCGTATGGGCGCCCGGGCGCGGAGAGCGGGGCGCACTACCTGGTCGGCGACAAGACGCAGATCGATCGCGTCGCCAGCGCCATCGGTTTCCAATACGAGTACGACGAGCGGCAAGGCCAGTACGGGCACCCCGCGGTGGTCATGCTCGTGAAGCCCAATGGGCAGATGGCCCGTTACCTTTACGGCCTCGAATACGATCCGAGGGACCTGCGCATTGGCCTCCTCGAGGCAGCCAATGGCCACTCCATCAGCACGATCGAGCAGGTCATCCTCTACTGCTATCACTATGACCCGCAGGACGGGAAATACACCCTCATGGCGACCCGCGTGATGCAACTCTCGGGTTTTGCCACGGTGCTCGCCCTCGGCTCCTTCCTCGGCATCATGTGGACGCGTGAACGCCGTCGCAAGAGGGCCGAGGTCGATGCTCGAAAAGCGGATTCATTGCATCACCGCACACCGGTCACGGAGAACTAA
- a CDS encoding right-handed parallel beta-helix repeat-containing protein: protein MRMRLPALAALLGMAGMATLVWASGCQSDNSSPGQQGPDDRPNTCGADLTSDVRNCGECGHACGANHYCKASKCEAGCPERIFYVSNAGNDLNYGCSQAAPRQSIAKTIELARSLGVTTHEIRVCAGTYVEGGLSLDHPVSLRGGYDCATWARAEGQATVLEHDGGSGATLSIRGTSVGPSITVEGLTIRGGGGAQGGGALLVSTGAAPVLVRNEITGGSAVAAGDLMASYGIYVQAGAAPEIADSTIGGGSGTAQGSFGSVGIAVASDAGQARIHGNRIDGGTGTTTLGIAATGLLFSGKTAIAVKDNTIRAGTGRVLGASGTGSIGVLVNDAAAIELTDNVIDGGTSTCTGACPVRGVSVSGTRGVRLAGNRIYGGDATPTSATTWGVLLADSGDAVIENNMVHAGGRAGTTNTVYGVEVSQSSGVAIRGNTLFGSPVPAAGQSQALAVTRQSSNVSIENNLLLGSRSAQGIGLLLFACPAGSSVASFRHNVFANFGDNLAYGVTTTNVACDTRTTFSGISALEQFVTTTAGNSSTRIGGDALVTATPRAIFASWTDPQSGYPELMTPGWKLATSTPCAIARGGDDLSATLSTDAFGSTRSVPFSVGAEELTDDSACTP, encoded by the coding sequence ATGCGGATGCGCCTCCCCGCCCTTGCCGCGCTTCTTGGTATGGCTGGCATGGCCACGCTCGTGTGGGCCAGCGGATGCCAGAGCGATAATTCCTCACCTGGACAACAGGGACCCGATGATCGGCCGAACACGTGCGGGGCGGACCTCACGAGCGACGTGCGCAACTGCGGCGAATGCGGGCACGCATGCGGGGCCAACCATTACTGCAAGGCCAGCAAGTGCGAGGCAGGGTGCCCGGAACGGATCTTTTACGTTTCCAACGCAGGCAATGATTTGAACTACGGTTGCTCGCAGGCAGCGCCCCGCCAGAGCATCGCGAAGACCATCGAGCTGGCGCGCAGCCTGGGGGTGACGACGCACGAGATTCGCGTGTGCGCCGGGACGTACGTGGAGGGCGGGTTGTCGCTCGATCATCCGGTGTCGCTGCGAGGAGGCTACGACTGCGCAACCTGGGCAAGGGCCGAGGGCCAAGCGACGGTTCTCGAGCACGACGGCGGCTCCGGCGCGACCTTGAGCATCCGTGGCACCTCCGTGGGGCCTTCGATCACCGTCGAAGGGTTGACCATCCGCGGCGGAGGCGGCGCGCAAGGCGGCGGCGCACTGCTCGTCTCGACCGGCGCCGCACCGGTGCTCGTGCGCAACGAGATCACCGGGGGCAGTGCGGTCGCGGCGGGCGATTTGATGGCCAGCTACGGCATTTATGTGCAAGCGGGCGCCGCCCCGGAAATTGCGGACAGCACCATCGGCGGCGGCTCGGGCACGGCGCAAGGAAGCTTCGGCAGCGTGGGCATCGCCGTGGCGAGCGACGCGGGGCAGGCGCGCATCCATGGCAACCGCATCGACGGCGGAACGGGGACGACGACGTTGGGCATCGCCGCAACGGGGCTGCTCTTCTCGGGGAAGACCGCCATCGCCGTGAAAGACAATACGATTCGCGCGGGCACCGGTCGCGTGCTGGGCGCCTCGGGAACGGGAAGCATCGGTGTGCTGGTCAACGACGCCGCCGCCATCGAGCTCACGGACAATGTGATCGACGGGGGCACGTCGACGTGCACGGGCGCGTGCCCCGTGCGCGGTGTATCGGTGAGCGGGACGCGCGGCGTGCGCCTCGCCGGCAACCGCATTTACGGCGGCGACGCAACACCGACAAGCGCGACGACATGGGGCGTGCTCCTCGCCGATTCGGGCGACGCCGTGATCGAGAACAACATGGTCCACGCCGGGGGCCGCGCGGGCACGACGAACACGGTCTACGGCGTGGAAGTGTCCCAGTCATCCGGCGTGGCCATTCGCGGGAACACTTTGTTTGGCTCGCCCGTGCCGGCGGCGGGGCAGAGTCAGGCCCTCGCCGTCACGCGGCAATCGAGCAACGTGAGCATCGAGAACAACCTTCTCCTTGGGTCACGCTCCGCCCAGGGCATAGGACTACTGTTGTTCGCCTGCCCCGCGGGCAGCTCGGTCGCAAGCTTTCGGCACAACGTGTTTGCCAACTTTGGCGACAATCTCGCCTACGGCGTCACGACGACCAATGTCGCATGCGACACGCGCACCACCTTCTCGGGCATCTCGGCCTTGGAGCAATTCGTCACGACCACCGCGGGCAACTCGAGCACCCGCATCGGCGGCGACGCATTGGTCACCGCCACCCCGCGCGCCATCTTCGCCTCGTGGACCGACCCGCAAAGCGGCTACCCCGAGTTGATGACCCCCGGCTGGAAACTCGCCACGAGCACACCGTGTGCTATCGCACGCGGCGGCGACGACCTGAGCGCCACCCTGTCGACCGACGCCTTCGGAAGCACCCGCAGCGTACCGTTCTCAGTTGGCGCCGAAGAGCTCACAGACGATTCAGCGTGCACGCCGTAA
- a CDS encoding cyclic nucleotide-binding domain-containing protein, giving the protein MSGPSSAESGNEELAGAAVGPTSEREDQLARVSFFDGLTRHALSLIAQVTAEEIHALGTRIFQYGDPGDKLFIILEGKVRISREVSGMGEEALAVLGPGEVFGEMALLDESPRSADARAHERCRLLVITKDAFDDLLFLHKDLAYEVLWSCVRMLSGRLRETNEKLTFLSTSGRF; this is encoded by the coding sequence ATGAGTGGACCGAGTTCAGCGGAATCGGGAAATGAAGAATTGGCCGGCGCCGCCGTGGGGCCTACCTCCGAGCGCGAGGATCAGCTCGCGCGCGTGTCGTTTTTCGACGGCCTGACGCGGCATGCCCTCTCGCTCATCGCGCAGGTGACCGCGGAAGAGATCCATGCCCTCGGTACTCGAATTTTTCAGTACGGGGACCCTGGCGACAAGCTTTTCATCATCCTCGAGGGCAAGGTGCGCATCTCGCGCGAAGTTTCCGGCATGGGCGAGGAGGCCCTGGCGGTGCTCGGCCCCGGGGAAGTCTTTGGCGAAATGGCCCTTCTCGACGAGTCGCCCCGCTCGGCCGACGCCCGCGCGCACGAGCGATGCCGCCTGCTGGTCATCACCAAAGACGCCTTCGACGATCTGCTTTTCTTACACAAGGACCTCGCCTACGAAGTGCTCTGGAGCTGCGTGCGCATGCTCTCGGGCCGTCTTCGCGAGACGAACGAAAAGTTGACCTTCCTCTCCACGAGCGGAAGGTTCTAG
- a CDS encoding four helix bundle protein, whose protein sequence is MTDQNTNPRSVLSHHSLVAYQVAVEFLVAVKAANIRDAKLRDEAMRSAKSVCLNTAEGAGRVTRADKARAFAIARGEAIEAVAAVEIAGVVGDVDEEAVRRCVGLAQRVVGLLTRLVR, encoded by the coding sequence ATGACCGACCAAAACACGAATCCGCGCTCTGTACTTTCGCATCATTCGCTCGTGGCCTATCAGGTGGCTGTCGAGTTCCTGGTCGCAGTTAAGGCGGCCAACATTCGCGATGCCAAGCTTCGCGATGAGGCTATGCGCTCTGCCAAGAGTGTGTGTCTCAACACGGCGGAGGGGGCCGGCCGCGTTACGCGGGCGGACAAGGCACGGGCCTTTGCCATCGCGCGTGGTGAGGCCATCGAGGCTGTCGCCGCGGTCGAAATTGCCGGCGTCGTCGGGGACGTCGACGAGGAGGCCGTGCGGCGCTGCGTGGGGCTTGCGCAGCGGGTCGTGGGCTTGCTCACGCGGCTGGTTCGCTAG
- the lexA gene encoding transcriptional repressor LexA: protein MQGLTQRQQMVLDFIRQSIADRGYPPTLREIGARMGIRSTNGVNDHLRALERKGYLTREDMKSRALRPTPAGPAGFESRTDVAGAGSGAFRFDTAASELDLQTELPGIGDSAGLAGPQLAGAIAGSIADAALAKASPANDDDLVEVQVLGRVAAGLPIFAEEHVIDTVRIDRGLLRGGREVFGLRVQGDSMIEAGILSGDYIFVRKQLTASRGDIVVALIGDEATVKYYFPEKDYVRFQPANKEMAPILVRAVDFRPTMLLGVVVGVYRRL from the coding sequence ATGCAAGGTCTGACCCAGCGGCAGCAGATGGTCCTTGACTTCATCCGCCAGTCGATAGCCGACCGAGGCTATCCGCCAACGTTGCGCGAGATCGGTGCACGCATGGGCATCCGCTCGACGAACGGCGTGAACGATCACCTGCGCGCGCTCGAACGCAAGGGGTACCTTACCCGCGAAGACATGAAGTCGCGGGCCCTGCGTCCCACCCCTGCAGGCCCGGCCGGCTTCGAATCCCGCACCGACGTGGCCGGGGCGGGCAGCGGCGCCTTCCGCTTCGACACCGCGGCCTCCGAGCTGGATTTGCAGACCGAGCTTCCGGGCATCGGTGACTCGGCGGGGCTCGCAGGTCCGCAGCTCGCGGGCGCCATCGCGGGTAGTATCGCGGACGCGGCCCTCGCCAAGGCCAGCCCCGCCAACGACGACGATTTGGTCGAGGTGCAGGTGCTCGGTCGGGTGGCTGCGGGCCTGCCCATCTTCGCCGAAGAGCACGTGATCGATACGGTGCGCATCGACCGCGGCCTCTTGCGTGGCGGGCGCGAAGTCTTCGGTCTCCGCGTCCAGGGCGACTCGATGATCGAGGCGGGTATCCTCAGCGGCGACTACATCTTCGTGCGCAAGCAGCTCACGGCGAGTCGGGGCGACATCGTGGTCGCGCTCATCGGGGACGAAGCCACGGTGAAGTACTACTTTCCGGAAAAGGACTACGTCCGCTTTCAGCCGGCCAACAAGGAGATGGCCCCCATCCTCGTGCGTGCGGTCGACTTCCGCCCCACCATGCTCCTCGGTGTCGTCGTCGGCGTGTACCGTCGGTTGTAA
- a CDS encoding cytochrome c oxidase subunit 3 family protein, with amino-acid sequence MSQAASHAESAPASHDESHEAGHDEHHGPAWLAHHFDTPAQQFDAAKLGMWAFLAQELLFFSGVFVAYGIFRSWYPEAFSSASHQLDRVMGAANTIVLLFSSWTAAMAVRSSQLGKKQQTTTLLLITIACAFIFLIVKYFEYQHKFHAGLLPGKYFGHPVDGGLFGAIPAGHGHTPHLAPKAHIFFSLYFVMTGIHALHVIVGIGVLFWIVKRNAAGEFSKEFFTPVDLVALYWHLVDLIWIYLFPLLYLID; translated from the coding sequence ATGAGCCAAGCTGCAAGCCACGCCGAGTCGGCGCCGGCGTCTCACGACGAGTCGCACGAGGCCGGACACGACGAGCATCACGGACCTGCCTGGCTCGCGCACCACTTCGACACGCCCGCGCAGCAGTTCGATGCGGCGAAGCTCGGAATGTGGGCGTTCCTCGCGCAGGAGCTCCTCTTTTTCAGCGGCGTTTTCGTTGCCTACGGCATCTTCCGCAGCTGGTACCCGGAGGCGTTCAGCAGCGCCTCGCACCAGCTCGACCGGGTGATGGGTGCGGCGAACACGATCGTGCTCCTCTTCTCCAGCTGGACGGCCGCCATGGCGGTGCGCTCGTCTCAGTTGGGCAAGAAGCAGCAGACGACGACGCTGCTGCTCATCACCATCGCGTGTGCCTTCATCTTCCTCATCGTCAAGTACTTCGAGTACCAGCACAAGTTCCACGCGGGCTTGCTGCCGGGCAAGTACTTCGGCCATCCGGTGGACGGCGGACTATTCGGCGCGATCCCGGCGGGCCACGGCCACACGCCGCACCTGGCGCCCAAAGCGCACATCTTCTTCTCGCTCTACTTCGTGATGACCGGCATCCACGCCCTCCACGTCATCGTGGGCATCGGCGTGCTGTTCTGGATCGTGAAGCGGAACGCGGCGGGCGAGTTCTCCAAGGAGTTCTTCACCCCCGTCGATCTGGTCGCTCTCTACTGGCACTTGGTCGACTTGATCTGGATTTACCTGTTCCCGCTCCTCTATCTGATTGACTGA